A single genomic interval of Desulfovibrio sp. harbors:
- a CDS encoding chemotaxis protein, translated as MAQTNILLETGTNELEIVEFYVNQDGYEAHYGLNVAKVVEIGRRQPVTAMPEMRHKALLGAFLHRNGRIVPLIDMARFLGSAPITNEDAKVIVTEFNGVCTGFLVSGVNRIYRLSWTDVEAPGQFLQNMSRSSVTGVVRLEERVIFLLDLEAIVAELHPAMALRFDAADMAASDGKTYTILHVDDSSSIRSLLLNLLNKEGRFKVEQRVNGQEAWDYLQSVRNRCEAEDRPISDFLQGIITDIEMPAMDGLALCKRIKDDPVLKKLPVAIFSSMINESLARKCALVGADAQYTKPDLKALSVKLHELITTVWGHQA; from the coding sequence ATGGCGCAAACCAATATTTTGCTCGAAACTGGCACCAATGAACTCGAAATTGTGGAGTTCTATGTCAACCAGGACGGTTACGAGGCCCATTATGGCCTCAATGTGGCCAAGGTGGTTGAAATAGGCCGTCGCCAACCTGTGACGGCCATGCCGGAAATGCGCCATAAAGCCCTGCTGGGCGCGTTTTTGCACCGCAATGGGCGCATTGTGCCGCTTATCGACATGGCGCGTTTTCTTGGCAGCGCTCCCATAACCAATGAGGACGCCAAGGTCATTGTGACGGAGTTCAACGGCGTCTGTACGGGTTTTCTCGTGTCCGGCGTCAACCGCATCTACAGGTTGAGCTGGACGGATGTTGAAGCCCCCGGTCAGTTTTTGCAGAACATGAGCCGCAGTTCCGTTACCGGCGTGGTGCGGCTTGAAGAGCGCGTCATATTTCTGCTGGATCTTGAAGCCATTGTGGCCGAATTGCACCCGGCCATGGCCCTGCGTTTTGACGCAGCCGACATGGCCGCTTCGGACGGCAAGACCTACACCATCCTGCATGTGGACGATTCCAGCAGCATCCGCAGCCTGCTGCTGAACCTGCTCAACAAGGAAGGGCGCTTCAAGGTGGAGCAGCGCGTCAACGGGCAGGAAGCCTGGGACTACCTGCAGTCCGTGCGCAATCGTTGCGAGGCGGAGGACCGCCCCATATCGGATTTTTTGCAGGGAATCATCACGGACATCGAAATGCCCGCCATGGACGGCCTTGCCCTGTGCAAGCGCATCAAGGATGATCCTGTGCTCAAAAAGCTGCCCGTGGCCATCTTTTCCTCAATGATCAACGAGAGTCTTGCCAGAAAGTGCGCCCTGGTGGGGGCAGATGCCCAGTACACCAAGCCGGATCTCAAGGCTCTTTCTGTCAAGCTGCATGAGCTTATCACCACTGTCTGGGGCCATCAGGCCTAG